Proteins from a genomic interval of Zingiber officinale cultivar Zhangliang chromosome 2A, Zo_v1.1, whole genome shotgun sequence:
- the LOC122043934 gene encoding S-locus-specific glycoprotein S13-like yields MTGNSSLINNQTLISAGSMFQLGFFSPVNNSGTAYIGIWYYNHPPRENKVVWVANRDKSVDASMASLNLTSDGNLILFEEGTEVWSTGTSAELNSARLQLLDSGNLALTAGNSNRTVWQSFDHACDTILPGMKLGFDFRTNTPWQFVSWMSATDPSPGKYIVKMETYKVPDFLILSVNGSAKLGRTGPWNGQWLVDLPMLRNVLNLIYVSNQNETYYITEYQIRSPVLVRMLLDANGKRYLLIFDGREWNSFLSLPRDDCDNYNSCGNNSVCTKGYYSISCRCLEGFVEIGSVVGCKRKEPFCCSSIQFRKEPSVKVPDTENATS; encoded by the coding sequence ATGACGGGGAATAGCTCACTTATCAATAACCAAACATTGATCTCGGCGGGGAGCATGTTCCAACTCGGCTTCTTCAGTCCAGTTAATAATTCTGGGACTGCATACATAGGAATTTGGTACTACAATCACCCACCAAGAGAAAACAAAGTAGTATGGGTCGCCAATAGGGACAAGTCTGTCGACGCATCCATGGCATCGTTAAACCTGACTTCCGACGGAAATCTAATTTTATTTGAGGAAGGAACAGAGGTTTGGTCGACGGGAACATCTGCAGAACTCAATTCTGCACGCTTGCAGCTTTTAGACTCTGGAAACCTCGCGCTAACTGCAGGCAACTCTAACAGAACTGTATGGCAGAGCTTCGACCATGCGTGTGACACTATTCTCCCTGGCATGAAGCTAGGATTCGACTTCCGGACCAACACTCCGTGGCAGTTCGTGTCATGGATGAGTGCCACGGACCCTTCCCCGGGCAAGTACATCGTCAAGATGGAGACATATAAGGTTCCGGACTTTTTGATACTGAGTGTGAATGGATCTGCCAAACTCGGCCGCACTGGGCCATGGAATGGGCAATGGTTAGTCGACCTTCCAATGCTTAGGAACGTCCTAAACTTGATATACGTGTCCAACCAGAATGAGACCTACTACATCACTGAATATCAGATTCGATCTCCAGTGTTAGTGCGGATGCTACTGGACGCCAACGGAAAGAGATACCTTTTGATTTTTGACGGGCGAGAGTGGAATTCTTTCTTGTCACTTCCCAGAGACGACTGCGACAACTACAATAGTTGTGGCAACAACAGTGTTTGCACCAAGGGCTACTACTCGATCTCCTGTCGTTGCTTGGAAGGGTTTGTGGAAATCGGAAGTGTCGTCGGGTGCAAGAGGAAGGAACCCTTTTGTTGCTCATCGATCCAGTTTCGGAAGGAGCCGAGCGTGAAGGTGCCCGACACTGAGAACGCAACCTCATGA
- the LOC122042076 gene encoding receptor-like serine/threonine-protein kinase SD1-7, which yields MEETICTFRLQESSTSNRKELMLAIVVILVLLGIFLLCFVGVLVRRLRNRASTCRLQLRFPNVEKGSISALDVLPSYDLHTIKIATNDFSKENKLGEGGFGAVYKGQLDDGQEIAVKKLSRYSAQGPNEFLNELSVIAKLQHTNLVRLLGYCIEGDERIMILEYMENKSLDAFIYDKAKSSLLNWQRRFDIIIGIARGLLYLHQDSRLKVIHRDLKPSNILLDKDMNPKISDFGIARIFKGDNALEDATTRPVGTFGYMAPEYLSHGVFSFKSDVFSFGVIVLEIISGKKNRIFSQTDTNLNFLGYVNKLWKEGRSLEIVDDTLNQSYPTEEVLRCIQMSLLCVQDNSNNRPTMIKVMAMLTSEDQPFSPVVQSAITSTSSEGGSTTNEMSFTLVGR from the exons ATGGAGGAGACGATTTGTACATTTCGGCTTCAAG AATCATCAACGTCCAATCGGAAGGAGCTCATGTTGGCGATAGTAGTCATTCTGGTGTTGCTGGGAATTTTTTTGCTGTGTTTTGTAGGTGTACTCGTCCGAAGGTTGAGAAACAGAGCATCAACATGCAGATTGCAATTGCGGTTTCCAAACGTGGAGAAAG GTTCGATCAGCGCATTGGATGTACTTCCTTCATATGATTTGCATACTATAAAAATTGCAACAAATGATTTTTCCAAAGAAAACAAACTTGGGGAAGGGGGATTTGGTGCTGTTTACAAG GGTCAATTGGATGATGGACAGGAGATCGCTGTCAAAAAATTATCAAGATACTCCGCACAAGGTCCAAACGAGTTCCTGAATGAACTCTCCGTGATAGCCAAGTTACAACATACAAACTTGGTGCGTCTTCTAGGCTACTGCATTGAAGGAGATGAGCGAATTATGATACTTGAATACATGGAAAATAAGAGCCTTGATGCCTTTATTTATG ATAAAGCTAAAAGTTCATTATTAAATTGGCAAAGACGTTTCGATATTATAATTGGAATCGCTCGAGGACTTCTATACTTGCATCAAGACTCTAGATTAAAAGTCATTCATCGTGATCTTAAGCCAAGTAATATTCTCCTTGACAAGGATATGAATCCAAAGATTTCAGATTTTGGCATTGCAAGGATATTTAAAGGAGATAATGCTCTTGAAGATGCAACAACGAGACCAGTCGGAACCTT tgGTTACATGGCACCTGAGTACTTATCACATGGagttttttcattcaagtcagaTGTGTTTAGCTTCGGTGTCATAGTACTCGAAATTATAAGTGGAAAGAAGAATAGAATATTCAGTCAAACTGacacaaatttaaattttttaggaTAT GTGAATAAACTTTGGAAGGAAGGAAGATCTTTAGAGATTGTTGATGATACATTAAATCAATCATATCCAACCGAAGAAGTTCTACGTTGTATCCAAATGAGTCTTCTATGTGTACAAGATAATAGTAACAACAGGCCAACAATGATAAAAGTGATGGCGATGTTAACAAGTGAGGACCAACCCTTTAGTCCGGTTGTGCAATCTGCTATAACATCAACTAGCAGTGAAGGTGGTTCCACTACCAACGAAATGAGCTTCACACTTGTAGGTCGATGA